AAGGTTTGAAGTGAAGCGATGTTCAGTGTCTTGAAGTTTTTATTCCGCCTCCTCGGCTACGGCCTTTTGGCCGTTGCAATCATTGCCGGCATTTCCGATGCAAGTTCTTCCATTGCCCTCTCCCAGTTTCATCTGGCGCCGCTCGGACAGGTCTGGTTCGACGTGTCGCCCGAAACCCTCGCGCTCGCCCAGGAGACCCTGCGGCAATACGTCGACCCGGCTCTTTGGACCCCCGAACTTAGAACCGATCTGACCTGGCCGGTCTGGGCGGTATTTGCTCCTGTTGGCCTGGTCCTGCTGTTTGTCGGCTCCAAACGCCGCCGGCAGCGTGTGCAATATGCCTGATGCGCTGGTCCCGATCCTGCCCGCTATTTCCGGTGTCTCACATTCGCACACCGGTGCGTGAAGGGTCTTGGAAAGACCGGTCGGCTGCGCCACATTAAGGTCAGTCATTATCAGCCAACCTGGCCGCCTTTGGTTGTCCGAAGGCGGTCATGTCTGTGCAAGGAGACCTGCCATGTCATTCATGACCATGCTGACAAAGAAATTCTCGCTGCCTGAAAAAGCCGACGCGCTTCCGGGCAGGAGTGAGGCGATCCGTCCGGCGGAGCCACATTTTGTCAATGGCCGGCCGTTGGAAGGGCCTTATCCGGACGGTTTGAAAAGCGTTCTCGTCGGCATGGGCTGTTTCTGGGGCGCTGAACGACTATTCTGGCAGTTGCCGGGCGTCTATGTCACGGCCGTCGGCTATGCCGGCGGGCACACGCCCAATCCGACCTATCACGAGACCTGTACGGGCCGCACAGGCCACACCGAGGCGGTCCTTGTGGTCTACGATCCGGAAGAAGTGTCTCTGGCGGACATCTTCAAGGTGTTCTGGGAAAATCACGATCCGACCCAGGGCATGCGCCAGGGCAACGACACGGGCACGCAGTACCGGTCCGCGATCTATGCCGGTTCGGACGAGGATCTGGCACTGGCGGAACAGTCGAAGACTGCCTACCAGGAAGCTCTGAAAGCAGGCGGCGTCATGTCCACGATCACCACGGAGATCCGCAAGCTGGATGACTTCTACTTCGCCGAGGATTATCACCAGCAGTATCTGGCCAAAAATCCGGCCGGATATTGCGGCATCGGCGGCACAGGCGTTGCCTGTCCGGTTGGTCTTGGTCAAGGCAGCTGAAAAGGCTCGGGCCAACTGCATCTTCCGCTGCGCCAAGCGCGCCAGAAAAGAACCTCCGGCAAGGAATGCCGGAGGTTCTTTTCTTTTCCAATTCCGGCGCCCTCCAGCGTTACTTCAAGCTTTATTAAATCTGCCCTGCAATCCTTAACCACAATACGCATCCGCGTTTGGGAGTGATTCGGTGTTCGGCAGGGCAAGCCTTTTTGCCACGACCTATTTCCTGGCTTGCAGCCTTCTGGTCTCGCTGGCGACGGTGATGCCGTCCGGCAGCGGCCCGCTGGCGGTCTTTGCCAGTCCCTGGGGCGCGTCAGCGCTGGAAGTCATCGCAAGAGCCGAAGGCCGGATCGTTCACGTGGGCAACACGCGCTGGGTCGCCGTCACGGATCAGACGGACCCGGAACTTGTTGCCAGGCTGTACCGGTCCGGAGCCGGTTTTGTCGCGTCAACCGTGGTTGCAAAAGCCTGCGCAAGCTGGATCGGGACGCCAATGGAGAGAGATTTATGAGTGAAGCAGTTGAGCAAGGAGCTGGCCTGGAAGCGTTCCGGGAGCGGTTTGCAAAAGGGGTGGTGCATTTCACCTGGTTCAACGTTTTCCTGGTCATGGCAACCGCCTTCTGGGTCGGGCACGTCTCGCTTGTCGCAGTGTGCGGCGCGGCGCTGTTGCTTGGCGCTGCAGCTACCGCCACCTGGATGAAGTTCGGCGCAGGTCTGGAGACGCGACTGGCGACCGCGATGTCGCTTGCCGGTCTCGTGGCCCTGTTCGTTGCAGCCTTGGCCGTGCCTGAGGGACAGGTCGGATACCAGCTCGACGGCCACATGTACTTCTTTGCGGTGCTGGCCATCCTGGCCGGGTGGGTCGATTGGCGTGCGCTGGTTGCCTATGCGGCGGTTGTCGCCGTGCATCACCTTGTCCTGAATTTCACCTTGCCCTGGGCCGTCTTTCCGGACGGCGCGGATTTCAGCCGCGTTGTTTTCCACGCGGTGATCGTGATCGCGGAAGTGGCGGCGCTCTGGTGGGTGACGACCAGTCTGGAGCAGGCATTCGTTGCATCTGACAACGCCCGGCACGAAGCGGAAAGCGCGCGTCAGGAGGCCATGCAGCTGCAGGCCCAGACAGCCGAGCACGACCAGCTGGAGCAGGACAAGCAGCAGGCTGTCAACGATCGTATTGCCACCTTCCAGGCCGAAATTTCCAGCAAGCTGGACAGTGTCGGCCTGAAAGTGCGCGAAATGCGTGGGGCGGCCGAGGAACTGGGCGCTGTTGCCCAGGACACGACGGGACAGGCGGCCTCGGTCTCGGACGCGTCCGAAACGGCGTCATCGAACGTGCAGATGGTGGCGTCTGCCGCCGAGGAACTGTCCTCGTCCATCTCGGAAATTTCGCGCCAGGTGGAACAGACCACGGGTATCGTCGATCAGGCAACCGCCAACGCCCAGACCTCCAATCAGAAGGTTGCGGGACTGGCGGAAGCCGCCAACCGCATCGGTGAGGTGGTGACCCTCATTCAGGCAATCGCCGAACAGACCAATCTGCTGGCGTTGAATGCGACCATCGAAGCGGCCCGTGCCGGTGAGGCCGGCAAGGGGTTTGCTGTGGTTGCGGCCGAAGTCAAGGAGCTGGCGACGCAGACCTCCAAGGCGACGGAAGAAATCGGGTCCCAGATCTCCGCGATCCAGGCGGAAACCAAGGGGGCTGTGGAATCCATCGGCGCGATTGCCGCCATCATGGACGAGGTCAACAGCTATACGGCGGCCATTGCCGCGGCTGTCGACGAGCAGGGCTCCGCCACCCAGGAAATTTCGCGCAATGTCGCTGAAGCGGCCAACGGGACAGGGCGGGTCGCGGCCAATATCGGCGGTGTCCGGGAATCCGTTGAACGCACCAACCGTTCTGTCGAAGGCATGAGCGGGGCCTCGCAAATGCTGGAAAGCGAGGCGGAGGAAATGCGCCGGGCCATCGACACGTTCCTGAAGGATGTCGCTGCCTGACACCTCTCTGGATCCGAAGCGAAAGACCGGCCGGATGCGGCCGGTCTTTTCGTTTTTTGCAACCGGATTCGACAGCGGACTTGACCGGATGTCGCATGAATGCCATGAGCCGCTCCTTACAAGCCACATGAACCGGTGATCTTGGCGCATCATGGTGCACAATGACCCCCGTTCTGGACCTGAAGACCTGCCGAGCCCGATGTCTGAGCGCGCCCTAAAGCCCGGATCGATCCTGTTGCTGGACCTTTTGAAGCAGCGCTCCGCGTTGCTGTTTGAACGCCCGCGCGAGATCGTCACCTGTACGCGGCTGGACGAGGTCACCTCGTGTCTCGCCCGTCTGGATAAGGCCCAGGAGAAGGGGCTGTTTGCAGCAGGATATCTTGCCTACGAACTGGGCTTCGCCTTTGAGGAAAAGCTGCGTTGCCGGTACGAGGACAAGGGCGAGCCACTTCTCTGGTTCGGTCTTTATGATGCCCCGGAAGAACTGGACCTGAGCACAGCACGGCACCTGCTGGCGGAGAGCGCGGACGGATCTCCGGCGTCGACCGGCGCCCCGCAATTCGACATGGACCGTGCCGCCTATGGTAAGGCCTTTGCCGCAGTCCAGGAGCATCTGGCAAAGGGTGACATCTACCAGGTCAATCTGACCATGCGCGCGGGTTTTGCGCACCAGGGCGCGCCGGAACAGCTGTTTCTCGACCTGATGCGCCGGCAACCGGTCGAGTTTGCCGCCTATTTGTGTTTGCCGGGCCGCACCGTGCTGTCGCTGTCCCCGGAGCTCTTCCTGGAGCGGGAAGGCACGTTGCTGCGCACCCGCCCGATGAAAGGAACGGCGCCCCGCGGGCGGTACACATCGGAAGACGGTCGCATTGCGCGAGACCTTGCCGAGGACCCGAAACAGCGCGCCGAAAACACCATGATCGTCGACCTGATGCGCAATGACCTGTCGCGCATTGCAAAGACCGGGACGGTCCGGGTGAGGCAGCTTTGCGAGGTTGAGCGCTACCAGAGCCTGCATCAGATGACCTCGACCATCGAGGCCGAGCTTCCGGCCGGCACAGGCTTTTCTTCCGTGATCGAAAATCTCTTCCCGTGTGGTTCGATCACCGGCGCACCGAAACTGAGTGCCATGCAGATCGCCCACGAGCTGGAGACGGGACCCCGGGGCGTCTACACCGGCTCGATCGGTTATCTGGCACCAGGAGGTGACTTCCGCCTGAATGTTGCCATCCGAACGCTGGTGCTGCGCCAGAACGGCATGGGGGAAGCGGGTGCCGGCTCCGGTGTTGTCTTCGACAGTGGCGCTGCGCCCGAATATGACGAATGCGCGTTGAAACTCAAATTCCTGTCTGAAAACGTGCCGGACTTCGAACTGATCGAGACACTCGCCTTCGATCCGGCAGAAGGGTTTCTGCTGCTGGAGCGGCATTTGCAGCGCTTGCAGCAATCGGCGATCTATTTCGGATTTGCGTTTCAGGAGCAGGTTATCCGGTCGGCATTGGAAACGGCGGCCGCCAAATACATTGGCGCGCAGCGCGTCCGGTTGCTGTTGAATGCAGACGGTGAGGTGTCGCTCACCGCAACGGATCTGACACCCGTCGACGGCGCAACGGTGTTCAATCTTGCGCTGGCATCGGAGAGAACCCATTCCGGCAACCGGTTCCTCTACCACAAGACCACCAACAGGGCCTTCTACGACGACACCCGCAGCCGCTACCAGGCGGAGACCGGTTGCCAGGAAGTGTTGTTTGAAAACGAAAACGGCTACCTGACCGAAGGCAGCTACATGACGCTCTTCTTGCGGAAAAACGGAAAGCTGCTGACACCGGCCTTGAAACATGGACTGTTGCCGGGAACCTTTCGGGCTGGTCTTCTGGAATGTGGTCTCGCCTCTGAGGCCGATCTGACCCGGGCCG
This genomic interval from Labrenzia sp. VG12 contains the following:
- the pabB gene encoding aminodeoxychorismate synthase component I: MSERALKPGSILLLDLLKQRSALLFERPREIVTCTRLDEVTSCLARLDKAQEKGLFAAGYLAYELGFAFEEKLRCRYEDKGEPLLWFGLYDAPEELDLSTARHLLAESADGSPASTGAPQFDMDRAAYGKAFAAVQEHLAKGDIYQVNLTMRAGFAHQGAPEQLFLDLMRRQPVEFAAYLCLPGRTVLSLSPELFLEREGTLLRTRPMKGTAPRGRYTSEDGRIARDLAEDPKQRAENTMIVDLMRNDLSRIAKTGTVRVRQLCEVERYQSLHQMTSTIEAELPAGTGFSSVIENLFPCGSITGAPKLSAMQIAHELETGPRGVYTGSIGYLAPGGDFRLNVAIRTLVLRQNGMGEAGAGSGVVFDSGAAPEYDECALKLKFLSENVPDFELIETLAFDPAEGFLLLERHLQRLQQSAIYFGFAFQEQVIRSALETAAAKYIGAQRVRLLLNADGEVSLTATDLTPVDGATVFNLALASERTHSGNRFLYHKTTNRAFYDDTRSRYQAETGCQEVLFENENGYLTEGSYMTLFLRKNGKLLTPALKHGLLPGTFRAGLLECGLASEADLTRADLASADEILLGNSVRGLVRARVLSQQGAVPVPEPVVTGLTVERQAV
- the msrA gene encoding peptide-methionine (S)-S-oxide reductase MsrA, whose protein sequence is MSFMTMLTKKFSLPEKADALPGRSEAIRPAEPHFVNGRPLEGPYPDGLKSVLVGMGCFWGAERLFWQLPGVYVTAVGYAGGHTPNPTYHETCTGRTGHTEAVLVVYDPEEVSLADIFKVFWENHDPTQGMRQGNDTGTQYRSAIYAGSDEDLALAEQSKTAYQEALKAGGVMSTITTEIRKLDDFYFAEDYHQQYLAKNPAGYCGIGGTGVACPVGLGQGS
- a CDS encoding methyl-accepting chemotaxis protein, producing MSEAVEQGAGLEAFRERFAKGVVHFTWFNVFLVMATAFWVGHVSLVAVCGAALLLGAAATATWMKFGAGLETRLATAMSLAGLVALFVAALAVPEGQVGYQLDGHMYFFAVLAILAGWVDWRALVAYAAVVAVHHLVLNFTLPWAVFPDGADFSRVVFHAVIVIAEVAALWWVTTSLEQAFVASDNARHEAESARQEAMQLQAQTAEHDQLEQDKQQAVNDRIATFQAEISSKLDSVGLKVREMRGAAEELGAVAQDTTGQAASVSDASETASSNVQMVASAAEELSSSISEISRQVEQTTGIVDQATANAQTSNQKVAGLAEAANRIGEVVTLIQAIAEQTNLLALNATIEAARAGEAGKGFAVVAAEVKELATQTSKATEEIGSQISAIQAETKGAVESIGAIAAIMDEVNSYTAAIAAAVDEQGSATQEISRNVAEAANGTGRVAANIGGVRESVERTNRSVEGMSGASQMLESEAEEMRRAIDTFLKDVAA